In Streptomyces sp. NBC_00091, the following proteins share a genomic window:
- a CDS encoding AIM24 family protein encodes MAQFRLQGSKVLAVDLTGDAVKAKNGAMVAYDGQMAFKKMTGGGEGLRGMVTRRLTGEQMTVMEVQGHGTCYFADRASEINLVNLRGEKLYVESSNLLCTDAALRTGTTFTGLRGATTGNGLFTTTVEGSGQAAIMSDGPAVVLRVSAQYPLSVDPGAYIAHTGNLQQSFQSGINFRTLIGEGSGEAFQIRFEGEGLVYVQPSERNTVGGDV; translated from the coding sequence GTGGCTCAGTTCAGACTCCAAGGCAGCAAGGTGCTCGCCGTCGACCTGACCGGTGACGCCGTGAAAGCGAAGAACGGCGCCATGGTCGCGTACGACGGCCAGATGGCCTTCAAGAAGATGACCGGCGGTGGCGAAGGCCTCCGCGGAATGGTGACCCGCCGGCTGACCGGCGAACAGATGACCGTGATGGAGGTACAGGGACACGGCACCTGCTACTTCGCGGACCGCGCCAGCGAGATCAACCTGGTCAATCTGCGCGGCGAGAAGCTCTACGTCGAGTCCAGCAACCTGCTGTGCACCGACGCCGCCCTGCGCACCGGCACGACCTTCACCGGTCTGCGCGGTGCCACGACGGGCAACGGGCTCTTCACCACGACCGTCGAGGGCTCCGGCCAGGCGGCGATCATGTCCGACGGCCCGGCGGTGGTGCTGCGCGTCAGCGCCCAGTACCCGCTCTCCGTCGACCCGGGGGCGTACATCGCCCACACCGGTAACCTCCAGCAGTCCTTCCAGTCGGGGATCAACTTCCGCACCCTGATCGGCGAGGGTTCCGGCGAGGCCTTCCAGATCCGCTTCGAGGGCGAGGGCCTGGTGTACGTACAGCCCAGCGAGCGCAACACCGTCGGGGGTGACGTCTGA
- a CDS encoding helix-turn-helix domain-containing protein — protein sequence MDIGELIRDLRTARGWSQGRLASEINKVHGTTLTREYVSNWERSKVRPGPFYLAALSAVLDVPLAVLEGEVDRREFLTDVAGAAIAPVVASDLISAGFAARLRGGPSADEWEAKLTTYGTQYMSMGAADIQRRVSGELVTVQQQLDDPRLWSVASRLMTLYAKTFPGADGSKAVHWYRMAATAADESGNDEARVWVRGRAAIALGYEGASLGVADVLADQAMAISDRPSLGLLNAVMGKAHAAAIRGDRETALHLADRGRRIFDKAGSHEQTSDYAVPWWRVNVFLSLLLARLGDERGAVEAQEAARRELPTELPRFATHLEMHRGLMLARSGDPLGGAAYARTALDALPPEKHSLTLRLLMAEIEQT from the coding sequence ATGGACATCGGGGAGCTGATTCGGGATCTCCGCACGGCTCGTGGCTGGAGCCAGGGGCGGTTAGCTTCGGAGATCAACAAGGTTCACGGCACGACGCTGACCCGGGAGTACGTGAGCAACTGGGAGCGTTCCAAGGTCAGGCCAGGCCCGTTCTACCTGGCCGCGCTGTCCGCCGTGCTCGACGTTCCCCTAGCTGTCCTTGAAGGTGAAGTGGACCGACGAGAGTTCCTTACCGACGTGGCCGGGGCCGCCATAGCCCCTGTCGTCGCCTCCGATCTGATCAGCGCAGGATTCGCCGCCCGGTTGCGTGGCGGGCCGTCAGCGGATGAGTGGGAGGCCAAGCTCACGACGTACGGCACCCAGTACATGTCCATGGGTGCGGCGGACATCCAACGTCGCGTCTCCGGCGAACTCGTCACCGTGCAGCAGCAACTCGATGACCCACGGCTGTGGTCCGTCGCCTCCCGCCTGATGACGCTCTACGCCAAGACGTTCCCCGGGGCGGACGGCTCGAAGGCGGTGCACTGGTACCGGATGGCAGCGACGGCTGCTGACGAGTCCGGCAACGACGAAGCCCGCGTGTGGGTCCGGGGGCGTGCCGCTATCGCCCTGGGCTACGAGGGCGCGTCCCTCGGGGTTGCTGACGTACTGGCCGACCAAGCCATGGCGATATCGGACCGCCCCTCCCTCGGCCTCCTCAACGCCGTCATGGGCAAGGCGCACGCAGCGGCGATCCGAGGGGACCGCGAAACGGCGCTCCACCTGGCGGATCGGGGCCGGCGCATCTTCGACAAGGCGGGGTCGCACGAGCAGACCAGCGACTACGCCGTGCCCTGGTGGCGCGTGAACGTCTTCCTGTCTCTCCTCCTGGCCCGGCTGGGAGACGAACGGGGAGCCGTGGAAGCCCAGGAAGCCGCACGCCGGGAACTCCCCACAGAGCTGCCCCGCTTCGCGACGCACCTTGAGATGCACCGTGGGCTCATGCTCGCCCGGTCCGGAGACCCCTTGGGCGGAGCCGCCTACGCCCGGACGGCTCTGGACGCCCTGCCGCCGGAAAAGCACTCCCTCACGCTGCGGTTGCTCATGGCGGAGATCGAACAGACCTGA
- a CDS encoding MarR family winged helix-turn-helix transcriptional regulator: METETATRWLTDAEQCAWRTHLDVSRLLMHQLEKDLQPFGLTNNDYEILVNLSESEGLRMRMSDLATATLQSKSRLSHQITRMETAGLVRRVNCESDRRGLYAVLTDEGMDTMRKVAPHHVASVREHFIDLLPPEALQALRESLRPVAEHLRGNRGKI; this comes from the coding sequence ATGGAGACCGAGACGGCCACTCGCTGGCTCACCGACGCCGAACAGTGCGCCTGGCGCACCCACCTGGACGTCAGCAGACTGCTGATGCACCAGCTGGAAAAGGATCTCCAGCCCTTCGGACTCACCAACAACGACTACGAGATCCTCGTGAACCTCTCGGAGTCGGAAGGCCTCCGGATGCGCATGAGCGACCTGGCCACCGCCACACTCCAGTCCAAGAGCCGGCTCTCCCACCAGATCACCCGCATGGAGACCGCGGGCCTGGTCCGGCGGGTGAACTGCGAGTCCGACCGCCGCGGCCTGTACGCGGTCCTCACGGACGAGGGCATGGACACCATGCGCAAGGTCGCCCCGCACCACGTGGCGTCCGTCCGGGAGCACTTCATCGACCTGCTGCCGCCGGAGGCCCTGCAGGCGCTGCGCGAATCGCTGCGCCCCGTCGCGGAGCACCTGCGCGGCAACCGCGGCAAGATCTGA
- a CDS encoding AIM24 family protein produces the protein MGGAAPGGPGGPTVFDPYSLPSDDNVNAYTFCVELKGSQWFLQKGKMIAYYGRIEFNGIGNGRFDRLLRTSFHSPLHASDWVVAEGQGKMLLADRAFDVNSYDLDNGNLTIRSGNLLAYEPTLALKQSIVPGFLTLIGTGKFVAASNGPVVFMEPPLRVDPQALVGWADCPSPCHHYDHGYMSGVIGGLRSLTGIGGTSGEEHQFEFVGAGTVLLQSTELLMAEHAVGAVGAGAATGNAQGVPGAGQGPLGQLGVPRMPGQLGDLQRRFGL, from the coding sequence ATGGGCGGCGCCGCGCCGGGCGGGCCGGGCGGCCCGACCGTCTTCGACCCGTACAGCCTGCCCTCCGACGACAACGTGAACGCGTACACCTTCTGCGTGGAGCTCAAGGGGAGCCAGTGGTTCCTGCAGAAGGGCAAGATGATCGCCTACTACGGGCGCATCGAGTTCAACGGCATCGGCAACGGCCGCTTCGACCGCCTGCTGCGCACCAGCTTCCACTCGCCGCTGCACGCCAGCGACTGGGTGGTGGCCGAGGGGCAGGGCAAGATGCTGCTGGCCGACCGGGCCTTCGACGTGAACTCGTACGACCTGGATAATGGAAACCTGACCATCCGGTCGGGGAACCTGCTCGCCTACGAGCCCACGCTGGCCCTCAAGCAGTCGATCGTCCCGGGCTTCCTGACCCTGATCGGAACCGGGAAGTTCGTGGCGGCGTCCAACGGACCGGTGGTCTTCATGGAGCCGCCGCTGCGCGTGGACCCGCAGGCGCTGGTGGGCTGGGCGGACTGCCCGTCCCCCTGCCACCACTACGACCACGGCTACATGTCCGGCGTGATCGGCGGGCTGCGCTCGCTGACCGGCATCGGCGGCACCTCGGGCGAGGAGCACCAGTTCGAGTTCGTCGGCGCGGGGACGGTACTGCTGCAGTCGACCGAGCTGCTGATGGCGGAGCATGCGGTCGGCGCGGTGGGCGCCGGGGCGGCCACGGGCAACGCCCAGGGCGTTCCGGGGGCCGGCCAGGGTCCGCTGGGGCAGCTGGGCGTACCGCGGATGCCGGGGCAGCTCGGCGATCTCCAGCGGCGGTTCGGTCTGTGA
- a CDS encoding acetyl-CoA C-acetyltransferase, with protein MSGTNNTTSVIVAGARTPMGRLLGSLKSFSGADLGGFAIKSALERAGISGDQVQYVIMGQVLQAGAGQIPARQAAVKAGIPMNVPALTINKVCLSGLDAIALADQLIRAGEFDIVVAGGQESMTNAPHLLPKSREGYKYGAIEMLDAMAHDGLTDAFEGIPMGLSTETHNTRLGIERAPQDEFAAASHQRAAAAQKNGVFEAEITPVEIPQRKGDPVIFSADEGIRPETTAESLGKLRPAFTRDGTITAGTSSQISDGAAAVVVMSKAKAEELGLEWLAEIGAHGNVAGPDNSLQSQPSNAILHALKKDGLEVSDLDLIEINEAFAAVAVQSMKDLGVTPEKVNVNGGAIALGHPIGMSGARVVLHLALELKRRGGGTGAAALCGGGGQGDALVIRVPKA; from the coding sequence ATGTCCGGAACGAACAACACCACCTCAGTGATCGTCGCCGGGGCCCGCACGCCCATGGGGCGGCTGCTCGGCTCGCTGAAGTCCTTCTCGGGTGCCGACCTCGGCGGCTTCGCCATCAAGTCCGCCCTGGAGCGGGCCGGGATCTCCGGCGACCAGGTCCAGTACGTGATCATGGGCCAGGTGCTCCAGGCCGGCGCGGGCCAGATTCCCGCCCGCCAGGCCGCCGTCAAGGCTGGCATCCCCATGAACGTGCCCGCGCTCACCATCAACAAGGTGTGTCTGTCGGGCCTGGACGCCATCGCGCTCGCCGACCAGCTCATCCGCGCCGGGGAGTTCGACATCGTGGTCGCGGGCGGCCAGGAGTCGATGACCAACGCACCGCACCTGCTGCCGAAGTCCCGCGAGGGCTACAAGTACGGCGCGATCGAGATGCTCGACGCGATGGCCCACGACGGCCTCACCGACGCCTTTGAAGGCATCCCGATGGGCCTGTCCACCGAGACGCACAACACCCGCCTGGGCATCGAGCGCGCCCCGCAGGACGAGTTCGCCGCCGCCTCCCACCAGCGGGCCGCCGCCGCGCAGAAGAACGGCGTCTTCGAGGCCGAGATCACCCCGGTCGAGATCCCGCAGCGCAAGGGCGACCCGGTCATCTTCTCCGCCGACGAGGGCATCCGCCCCGAGACCACGGCCGAGTCCCTGGGCAAGCTGCGCCCGGCGTTCACCCGGGACGGCACGATCACGGCCGGCACCTCCTCCCAGATCAGCGACGGCGCCGCCGCCGTGGTCGTGATGAGCAAGGCCAAGGCCGAGGAGCTGGGCCTGGAGTGGCTCGCCGAGATCGGCGCCCACGGCAACGTGGCCGGCCCCGACAACTCGCTCCAGTCGCAGCCTTCGAACGCGATCCTGCACGCCCTGAAGAAGGACGGCCTGGAGGTCTCCGACCTGGACCTCATCGAGATCAACGAGGCCTTCGCGGCGGTCGCCGTGCAGTCAATGAAGGACCTCGGCGTGACCCCGGAAAAGGTGAACGTCAACGGCGGGGCCATTGCCCTGGGCCACCCGATCGGCATGTCCGGTGCCCGCGTGGTGCTGCACCTGGCGCTCGAGCTCAAGCGCCGCGGCGGCGGGACCGGCGCGGCCGCCCTCTGCGGCGGCGGCGGCCAGGGCGACGCCCTCGTGATCCGCGTCCCGAAGGCGTAG
- a CDS encoding DUF3817 domain-containing protein produces the protein MDIKTASALHRLRLISVPEALSFPALLIFGSLLSRVSDIDYLMMPLGILHGILFVIYAIFLLDVWNKAKWPVKKVALFFVLALLPFGGLYGDKLLKRDETDSVIAARARQAADA, from the coding sequence GTGGACATCAAGACCGCTTCCGCCCTGCACCGGCTGCGCCTCATCTCCGTTCCGGAGGCGCTGTCGTTCCCGGCCCTGCTGATCTTCGGCTCGCTGCTGAGCCGGGTATCGGACATCGACTACCTGATGATGCCGCTGGGGATCCTGCACGGGATCCTGTTCGTGATCTACGCGATCTTCCTGCTGGACGTCTGGAACAAGGCGAAGTGGCCGGTCAAGAAGGTCGCCCTGTTCTTCGTGCTCGCGCTGCTGCCCTTCGGCGGCCTGTACGGCGACAAGCTCCTCAAGCGCGACGAGACCGACAGCGTCATCGCCGCCCGCGCGCGCCAGGCGGCCGACGCGTGA
- a CDS encoding DUF4166 domain-containing protein gives MTSIFRAHMGADFDRLHPQIQRRFSVGLDSGEGCVGRGTMERIWHGRSFVKPFLRLGGTRNILVPREGRNIPFVIENLPYTDCFGRETVTFVRTFQLPDGPRRFDATMVHSPERDCVLDYLGTHQHLASDLHMSAEPDGSLLIRSGEHRFREGPVDVRVPELIGGDAEVRESFDDATGRFRIRVRVVNRRFGPLFGYEGSFTAEYVDARAHGVRGGLRPVREEVRA, from the coding sequence GTGACCTCCATCTTCCGGGCCCACATGGGCGCCGACTTCGACCGTCTGCACCCGCAGATCCAACGCCGCTTCTCCGTCGGCCTGGACAGCGGGGAAGGCTGCGTCGGCCGCGGCACCATGGAGCGGATCTGGCACGGCCGCAGCTTCGTCAAGCCCTTCCTCCGGCTCGGCGGGACCCGCAACATCCTGGTCCCGCGCGAAGGGCGGAACATCCCCTTCGTCATCGAGAACCTCCCCTACACCGACTGCTTCGGGCGGGAGACCGTCACCTTCGTCCGCACCTTCCAGCTCCCGGACGGGCCGCGCCGGTTCGACGCCACGATGGTCCACAGCCCCGAACGCGACTGCGTCCTCGACTACCTGGGCACCCACCAGCACCTCGCCAGCGACCTGCACATGAGCGCCGAGCCCGACGGCTCGCTGCTCATCCGCTCCGGCGAGCACCGCTTCCGCGAGGGCCCGGTCGACGTCCGCGTGCCCGAGCTGATCGGCGGCGACGCGGAGGTGCGCGAGTCCTTCGACGACGCCACCGGTCGGTTTCGGATCCGGGTGCGGGTGGTCAACCGCCGCTTCGGGCCGCTCTTCGGGTACGAGGGCTCCTTCACTGCCGAGTACGTCGACGCCCGCGCGCACGGGGTCCGCGGCGGCCTGCGGCCCGTCCGCGAGGAGGTCCGGGCGTGA
- the meaB gene encoding methylmalonyl Co-A mutase-associated GTPase MeaB has protein sequence MATVDVPTLVAQAREGRPRAVARLISLVEGASPQLREVMAALAPLTGGAYVVGLTGSPGVGKSTSTSALVSAYRKAGKRVGVLAVDPSSPFSGGALLGDRVRMSDHASDPGVYIRSMATRGHLGGLAWAAPQAIRVLDAAGCEVILVETVGVGQSEVEIASQADTSVVLLAPGMGDGIQAAKAGILEIGDVYVVNKADRDGADATARELNHMLGLGETRGPGDWRPPIVKTVAARGQGIDELVEALEKHRAWMDERGVLAERRAGRAAREVETIAITALRGRLADVHGDRHLGALAARVAVGELDPYAAADELLATLTEG, from the coding sequence ATGGCGACGGTGGACGTCCCCACGCTGGTGGCACAGGCCCGCGAGGGCCGGCCGCGGGCCGTGGCCCGGCTGATCTCACTGGTCGAGGGGGCGTCCCCGCAACTGCGCGAGGTGATGGCCGCCCTGGCCCCGCTGACCGGCGGCGCGTACGTGGTCGGGCTGACCGGCTCCCCGGGCGTCGGCAAGTCGACCTCGACCTCGGCCCTGGTCAGCGCCTACCGCAAGGCGGGCAAGCGGGTCGGCGTGCTCGCGGTGGACCCGTCCTCGCCCTTCTCGGGCGGGGCGCTGCTCGGCGACCGGGTCCGGATGTCGGACCACGCCTCCGACCCCGGGGTCTACATCCGCTCCATGGCCACCCGGGGGCACCTCGGGGGCCTGGCCTGGGCGGCTCCGCAGGCGATCCGGGTGCTGGACGCGGCCGGCTGCGAGGTGATCCTGGTCGAGACGGTCGGGGTCGGGCAGTCGGAGGTGGAGATCGCCTCGCAGGCCGACACCTCGGTGGTGCTGCTGGCCCCGGGGATGGGCGACGGGATCCAGGCCGCGAAGGCCGGGATCCTGGAGATCGGCGACGTGTACGTGGTGAACAAGGCGGACCGGGACGGCGCGGACGCGACCGCCCGTGAGCTGAACCACATGCTGGGCCTGGGCGAGACCCGGGGGCCCGGTGACTGGAGGCCGCCGATCGTGAAGACGGTCGCGGCCCGCGGGCAGGGCATCGACGAGCTGGTCGAGGCGCTGGAGAAGCACCGCGCGTGGATGGACGAGCGCGGGGTGCTGGCCGAGCGGAGGGCGGGCCGGGCGGCGCGGGAGGTCGAGACGATCGCGATCACCGCGCTGCGTGGGCGTCTGGCCGATGTGCACGGGGACCGGCACCTGGGGGCGCTGGCCGCCAGGGTGGCCGTGGGCGAGCTGGACCCGTACGCGGCCGCCGACGAGCTGTTGGCGACGCTGACCGAGGGCTGA
- a CDS encoding TetR/AcrR family transcriptional regulator, translated as MSAGSAATKEKLLEGALSTLVEQGIAKASARTIAATAGVGQGLIFYHFGSVDELLAAACRYGAEQRVDRYRDRLAALGSLPELLEFAREMHAEERAAGYVAMLGQLLAAGQNSPSLAAATAAGLGLWIEELEAVLERLLAATPLAGFADPAGLARATAASFVGIELYEGVDPEGAGRALDALEQLAALAAVLEGLGPLTQRAVRHGLRRGTRD; from the coding sequence GTGAGCGCGGGCAGTGCGGCCACCAAGGAGAAGCTCCTCGAAGGCGCCCTGAGCACGCTGGTGGAGCAGGGCATCGCCAAGGCCTCGGCCCGGACCATCGCGGCCACCGCCGGGGTGGGGCAGGGGCTGATCTTCTACCACTTCGGCTCCGTGGACGAGCTGCTCGCGGCCGCCTGCCGGTACGGGGCCGAGCAGCGGGTCGACCGCTACCGCGACCGGCTCGCCGCGCTGGGCAGCCTGCCCGAGCTGCTGGAGTTCGCCCGGGAGATGCACGCCGAGGAGCGGGCCGCCGGGTACGTCGCGATGCTCGGGCAGCTGCTGGCGGCCGGGCAGAACTCGCCCTCCCTGGCGGCGGCGACCGCGGCGGGGCTGGGGCTGTGGATCGAGGAGCTGGAGGCGGTGCTGGAGCGGCTGCTGGCGGCGACCCCGCTGGCCGGCTTCGCCGACCCGGCGGGGCTGGCGCGGGCCACGGCGGCGTCGTTCGTCGGCATCGAGCTGTACGAGGGGGTGGACCCGGAGGGGGCCGGGCGGGCGCTGGACGCGCTGGAGCAGCTGGCCGCGCTGGCCGCCGTCCTGGAGGGGCTGGGGCCGCTGACGCAGCGCGCCGTCCGCCACGGCCTCCGGCGGGGCACCCGCGACTGA
- a CDS encoding AIM24 family protein: MPFREINSKMIEAQVVPGQKMYSQRGAMLAYRGEVSFTPSITGGQGGVMGMVGRRVANEQTPLMTVEGSGTVMFGHGGHHIQVISLSGETLYVEADRLLAFDGTLQQGTMFMGSQGGVMGMVRGQVTGQGLFTTTLKGHGSVAVMAHGGVIELPITPNRPVHVDPQAYVAHHGDVRNKLSTALGWRDMVGRGSGEAFQLELSGQGAVFVQASEEKL; this comes from the coding sequence ATGCCGTTCCGCGAGATCAACTCGAAGATGATCGAGGCCCAGGTGGTCCCCGGGCAGAAGATGTACAGCCAGCGCGGGGCGATGCTCGCCTACCGCGGCGAGGTCTCCTTCACCCCGAGCATCACCGGCGGCCAGGGCGGGGTCATGGGCATGGTCGGGCGCCGCGTGGCGAACGAGCAGACCCCGCTGATGACGGTCGAGGGCAGCGGCACCGTGATGTTCGGCCACGGCGGCCACCACATCCAGGTGATCAGCCTCTCCGGCGAGACCCTCTACGTGGAGGCCGACCGGCTGCTCGCCTTCGACGGCACCCTCCAGCAGGGCACCATGTTCATGGGCTCGCAGGGCGGTGTCATGGGCATGGTGCGCGGCCAGGTCACCGGCCAGGGCCTCTTCACCACCACCCTCAAGGGCCACGGCTCGGTCGCCGTGATGGCCCACGGCGGAGTCATCGAGCTCCCCATCACCCCGAACCGGCCGGTCCACGTCGACCCGCAGGCGTACGTGGCCCACCACGGGGACGTCAGGAACAAGCTCTCCACCGCGCTCGGCTGGCGCGACATGGTGGGGCGCGGCTCGGGCGAGGCGTTCCAGCTGGAGCTGTCCGGCCAGGGAGCCGTCTTCGTACAGGCCTCGGAGGAGAAGCTGTGA
- a CDS encoding RNA-guided endonuclease TnpB family protein produces the protein MPTTHVKRAFKYRFYPTDAQAAELSRTFGCVRKVYNMALAARTEAWTRLERINYNQTSAMLTAWKKTEELAYLNEVSSVPLQQVLRHLQTAFANFFGKRAQYPRFKSRKKSRRSAEYTTSAFKCRDGKLTLAKMKDPLAIVWSRPLPEGAQPSTVTVSQDSAGRWFVSLLCEDPTVKALPPVSAAVGIDVGLTHLATLSTGEKITNLRHERRDRARLALAQRRLAKKDKGDGANRAKARRKVAKIHARIADRRRDHLHKLTTRLVRENQTLVIEDLTVRNMVKNRRLARAISDAAWTEFRTLLEYKAQWYGRTVVAVDRWFPSSRLCSNCGALAGRLPLNVRTWTCDGCGVTHDRDANAAQTLLAAGLAVTACGAGVRPQRRTPGGQSAVKQETPRREP, from the coding sequence GTGCCCACGACTCACGTGAAGCGGGCGTTTAAGTACCGCTTCTATCCGACGGATGCGCAGGCGGCCGAGCTGTCACGCACCTTCGGGTGCGTGCGGAAGGTCTACAACATGGCGCTCGCCGCGCGGACGGAAGCGTGGACGCGTCTGGAGCGCATCAACTACAACCAGACGTCGGCGATGCTCACGGCCTGGAAGAAGACCGAGGAGCTTGCCTACCTCAACGAGGTGTCTTCTGTTCCGCTCCAGCAGGTGCTCCGGCATTTGCAGACGGCGTTCGCCAATTTCTTCGGGAAGCGGGCGCAGTACCCGCGCTTCAAGTCGCGGAAGAAGTCAAGGCGATCTGCCGAGTACACGACCAGCGCGTTCAAGTGCCGCGACGGCAAGCTCACGCTCGCCAAGATGAAGGACCCGCTGGCGATCGTGTGGTCCCGGCCTCTGCCCGAGGGCGCGCAGCCGTCCACGGTGACCGTGTCCCAGGACAGTGCCGGACGCTGGTTCGTGTCCCTGTTGTGCGAGGACCCGACCGTCAAAGCGCTGCCGCCGGTGTCGGCGGCGGTCGGCATCGATGTGGGCCTGACGCACCTGGCGACGCTGTCGACCGGGGAGAAAATCACCAACCTCCGGCATGAGCGTCGTGACCGGGCCCGCCTCGCACTCGCTCAGCGGCGTCTGGCGAAGAAGGACAAGGGCGACGGCGCGAACCGGGCCAAGGCCCGGCGGAAGGTCGCGAAGATCCATGCCCGGATCGCCGACCGTCGCCGTGATCACCTGCACAAGCTGACCACCCGACTCGTGCGTGAAAACCAAACGCTCGTGATCGAGGACCTGACCGTGCGCAACATGGTCAAGAACCGGAGGCTGGCCCGCGCCATCAGCGACGCGGCGTGGACTGAGTTCCGGACGCTGCTGGAGTACAAGGCGCAGTGGTACGGCCGGACCGTGGTCGCGGTCGACCGCTGGTTCCCCTCCTCCCGGCTGTGCTCGAACTGCGGGGCTCTCGCTGGGAGGCTGCCGCTGAACGTCCGGACCTGGACGTGCGATGGCTGCGGGGTGACCCATGACCGGGACGCGAACGCAGCACAAACCCTTTTGGCCGCCGGGCTGGCGGTGACAGCCTGTGGAGCTGGTGTAAGACCTCAACGGAGAACTCCGGGCGGGCAGTCGGCCGTGAAGCAGGAAACCCCACGGCGCGAGCCGTAG
- the mce gene encoding methylmalonyl-CoA epimerase: MLTRIDHIGIACFDLDKTVEFYRATYGFEVFHTEVNEEQGVREAMLKINETSDGGASYLQLLEPTREDSAVGKWLAKNGEGVHHIAFGTADVDGDAEAIRGKGVRVLYDEPRTGSMGSRITFLHPKDCHGVLTELVTSNPQSADH; this comes from the coding sequence ATGCTGACAAGAATCGACCACATCGGGATCGCCTGCTTCGACCTGGACAAGACCGTCGAGTTCTACCGTGCCACGTACGGGTTCGAGGTGTTCCACACCGAGGTCAACGAGGAGCAGGGCGTCCGCGAGGCCATGCTCAAGATCAACGAGACCTCCGACGGCGGCGCCTCGTACCTCCAGCTCCTGGAGCCCACCCGCGAGGACTCCGCGGTGGGCAAGTGGCTGGCCAAGAACGGCGAGGGCGTGCACCACATCGCCTTCGGCACGGCGGACGTGGACGGCGACGCGGAGGCCATCCGCGGCAAGGGCGTCCGGGTCCTCTACGACGAGCCCCGCACCGGCTCCATGGGCTCCCGGATCACCTTCCTCCACCCCAAGGACTGCCACGGAGTCCTGACCGAACTGGTCACGAGCAACCCTCAGAGCGCCGACCACTAA
- a CDS encoding MraY family glycosyltransferase gives MLSAIAVGLCAGFLVHNTHPARIFMGDSGSMLLGLLLAGACVSFLGQVDPDALANQLGGEQSAVYASTPLYLAFLLPGVIIALPLADLVMAVARRVLRGQSPFAADREHFHHRLLRIGYTHPRAVLVMYFWSALLSFGVVGHSVRRESGATWLIAGIATAGLTPLLMPYVTARRLRWRQR, from the coding sequence ATGCTGTCGGCAATCGCAGTCGGGCTATGCGCCGGATTCTTGGTGCACAATACCCACCCGGCCCGCATCTTCATGGGTGACTCCGGTTCGATGCTCCTGGGGTTGCTGCTTGCAGGTGCCTGCGTCTCATTCCTCGGTCAGGTGGATCCTGATGCGCTCGCCAACCAGCTGGGCGGCGAGCAGAGCGCGGTCTACGCATCAACGCCGTTGTATCTGGCATTCCTGCTGCCGGGAGTGATCATCGCGCTCCCCCTCGCTGACCTTGTCATGGCGGTGGCGCGGCGCGTGCTGCGCGGGCAGTCTCCGTTTGCGGCAGACAGAGAACACTTCCACCATCGCCTTTTGCGGATTGGGTATACCCACCCGAGAGCGGTGCTGGTGATGTACTTCTGGTCCGCCTTGCTGTCGTTCGGAGTTGTGGGCCACTCGGTGCGTCGCGAAAGCGGAGCGACATGGCTAATCGCTGGAATCGCGACTGCCGGACTGACTCCGCTGCTCATGCCCTACGTTACGGCTCGTAGGTTGCGATGGAGACAACGATGA